The proteins below are encoded in one region of Silene latifolia isolate original U9 population chromosome 2, ASM4854445v1, whole genome shotgun sequence:
- the LOC141640988 gene encoding uncharacterized protein LOC141640988 has product MHSTRSSNLNIEPFDQEIAHTLFGLRRNKRGEIVAILEGSEFDDLHSDSDNSEISEESKKSLNMARETRTLKELTAPNLVVQPLFITFLALDDGVTFELESGLIHQLLSFSGTSIEDPNKHLSDFHIVCTGMKPVDVTDEQFKLRGFPFSLKSKARDWLLNYLPPASITNWICMKKAFLEKYFPPCRSTQLKRVINDRRMIHSACEGNIANKNLDETWEVITELAETSKQFERRPSRRGVNSMGVNPGLEEKVDNIASTLRDMLPGRQMAVICSICSTEGHPSNLCPQMQEGGFQMVNGVWESSPNTKWDPYSNTYNEGWKAHPNFRWGNSQVSPSSGPPRGQFILRSQEQLYVSQLATAVNRLEAKQSGALPSQTVPNPRENVNVVSLRNGRKLVEIEKPKAKPKVVTIQEEEELVVEEEKLLNDGGEEDASNSKEVTPSMPSYEPLPPFPAALKDTKKKEHDNDDIYESFLKCEVNILLLELLKSIPRYTKFLKELCMIKRNRKEWSLKKSKGKASEFVSGLFKSKTPPKCSDPGVFTIPCTIGDTRFERAMLDLEASINVLLYHVYESLKLGPLKSTRVVVQLANRSSVHPRGVVENVIVKVD; this is encoded by the exons atgCATAGTACTCGTTCTTCTAACCTGAACATCGAGCCTTTCGACCAAGAGATTGCGCATACTCTTTTCGGGTTACGAAGGAACAAACGAGGTGAAATAGTGGCTATTCTTGAAGGCAGTGAGTTCGACGATCTGCATTCCGATTCTGACAATTCTGAAATTTCTGAAGAATCCAAAAAGTCTTTGAATATGGCTAGAGAGACCCGTACATTAAAGGAGCTCACAGCTCCAAATCTTGTTGTTCAGCCATTATTCATCACTTTTCTAGCATTGGATGATGGAGTTACTTTTGAACTGGAATCTGGTTTGATACATCAATTACTAAGTTTCAGTGGGACGAGTATTGAGGATCCAAATAAGCATCTTTCGGACTTTCATATTGTGTGCACCGGTATGAAGCCAGTTGATGTCACAGATGAGCAATTTAAATTAAGAGGCTTTCCTTTCTCCTTGAAAAGCAAAGCGAGAGACTGGTTATTAAATTATCTACCACCGGCGAGTATCACTAATTGGATATGTATGAAGAAAGCATTCTTGGAGAAGTATTTTCCTCCTTGTCGATCAACTCAACTGAAAAGAGTCATCA ATGACCGCCGTATGATTCATTCTGCTTGTGAAGGAAATATAGCCAATAAGAATCTAGATGAAACTTGGGAGGTTATCACAGAGCTAGCCGAGACCTCTAAACAGTTTGAGAGAAGACCTTCACGGAGAGGAGTGAATTCTATGGGTGTTAATCCTGGCTTGGAGGAAAAGGTTGATAATATTGCTTCCACACTCCGTGATATGTTACCTGGCAGACAAATGGCTGTTATTTGTAGTATATGCTCTACTGAGGGTCATCCTAGCAATTTGTGCCCTCAAATGCAAGAGGGTGGTTTTCAGATGGTAAATGGTGTATGGGAGAGTAGTCCAAACACAAAATGGGATCCATACTCTAATACTTATAATGAAGGATGGAAAGCTCATCCTAACTTCCGTTGGGGAAATTCTCAAGTTAGCCCATCATCTGGCCCTCCTAGAGGTCAGTTTATTCTGCGATCACAAGAGCAACTCTAC GTTAGTCAATTAGCTACCGCGGTGAATCGTTTGGAAGCTAAACAATCGGGTGCTTTACCGTCTCAAACAGTCCCAAATCCTAGGGAGAATGTGAATGTCGTATCATTGAGAAATGGTAGGAAATTGGTGGAGATTGAAAAGCCAAAAGCTAAGCCTAAGGTGGTGACCATTCAAGAAGAAGAGGAGCTAGTGGTTGAAGAGGAAAAGCTACTTAATGATGGAGGGGAAGAGGACGCATCTAATTCAAAGGAGGTGACACCATCTATGCCTTCATATGAGCCACTCCCACCTTTTCCCGCGGCTTTGAAAGATACCAAGAAGAAGGAGCATGACAATGATGATATTTATGAATCATTTCTTAAATGCGAGGTAAATATTCTTTTACTTGAGTTGCTTAAGAGTATTCCTAGGTACACAAAGTTTTTAAAAGAACTTTGTATGATTAAAAGAAATCGAAAGGAATGGAGTTTGAAAAAGTCAAAGGGTAAAGCTAGTGAATTTGTGTCGGGGTTGTTTAAGAGTAAGACCCCTCCTAAGTGTAGTGATCCGGGTGTCTTTACTATACCTTGTACTATAGGTGATACACGGTTTGAAAGAGCCATGTTAGATCTAGAGGCGTCAATAAATGTTCTCCTCTACCATGTTTATGAGTCTCTTAAGCTTGGTCCTTTAAAGAGTACTAGGGTGGTAGTCCAACTTGCTAATCGGTCTAGTGTTCACCCTAGGGGAGTAGTAGAGAATGTAATAGTTAAGGTAGATTAG